The window CCAGACAAATATGAATCTCAATGAAGTGATTGCCAATCGTGCGACAGAAATTTTGGGCGGGGATTTTAGAAAAGAAAAATTAGTCCATCCCAATGATGATGTCAATATGTCTCAAAGCTCTAATGATACATTTCCAACAGCTATGCATATCGTAGCTGTGCTTGAGCTAAGCCATAAATTGCTGCCTTCTTTGGAAAAGCTATTCCAAAGCTTGAGGCAAAAAAGTGAGGATTTTAAAGATATTATTAAAATAGGGAGAACCCATCTCCAAGATGCTACCCCTTTGACTTTGGGGCAAGAATTTAGTGGGTATGCAAGCATGCTGGAGCATTCAAAATCTCAAATACAGGCATCTTTGGAACAACTCAGAGAGCTTGCAATTGGTGGGACAGCTGTGGGGACAGGCATCAATGCACATCCAAAATTGGGTGAAAAAGTGAGTGAGGAGCTTACACGTTTGTGCGGGCTGAAGTTTGTCTCTGCGCCCAATAAATTCCATGCCCTTACAAGTCATGATGCTTTGGTGTTTGCACATGGGGCTTTGAAGGGGTTAGCGGGGAATTTGATGAAAATAGCTAATGATATTCGTTGGCTTGCATCAGGTCCCAGATGTGGCTTGGGTGAATTGAATATCCCTGAAAATGAGCCCGGAAGTTCGATCATGCCCGGCAAGGTCAATCCTACTCAAGCAGAAGCTGTAACAATGGTGGCTGTTCAGGTAATGGGAAATGATACGGCTATAGGGATTGGCGCGAGTCAAGGGAATTTTGAACTCAATGTGTTTAAGCCTGTGATTATCTATAATTTTTTACAAAGTCTCAGATTGTTAAGTGATGTGATGGATTCTTTTGATACTCATTGCGTGAGGGGGATCACTCCAAATCTTGATAAAATCGATTATAATTTGCACCATTCTTTGATGTTAGTAACTGCTCTCAACCCTCATATTGGCTATGAAAATGCGGCAAAAGTTGCCAAAAATGCCCATAAAAAAGGTATTAGCCTTAAAGACTCTTGCGTAGAATTGAAACTTTTGAGCGCACAAGATTTTGATAGATTTGTTATCCCTGAAAATATGATCAAGCCAAAAGAATAATCCCATAGTTTTACGTACTTTTTAGAAGCGGGGATGGTCTGTAAAAATTATGAAAATTTATCATATAGGGGAATGCAGATGGTTTGCGGGATCGATGAAGCAGGGAGAGGGAGTCTTTG is drawn from Helicobacter sp. 11S03491-1 and contains these coding sequences:
- the fumC gene encoding class II fumarate hydratase, whose translation is MAFRIEHDTMGEVKVEDSKYWGAQTQRSFENFKIGIEKMPKELIEAFGKLKRSLAVVNHSLGKLDEKKSKAIIQACDEILEGKFEDMFPLAIWQTGSGTQTNMNLNEVIANRATEILGGDFRKEKLVHPNDDVNMSQSSNDTFPTAMHIVAVLELSHKLLPSLEKLFQSLRQKSEDFKDIIKIGRTHLQDATPLTLGQEFSGYASMLEHSKSQIQASLEQLRELAIGGTAVGTGINAHPKLGEKVSEELTRLCGLKFVSAPNKFHALTSHDALVFAHGALKGLAGNLMKIANDIRWLASGPRCGLGELNIPENEPGSSIMPGKVNPTQAEAVTMVAVQVMGNDTAIGIGASQGNFELNVFKPVIIYNFLQSLRLLSDVMDSFDTHCVRGITPNLDKIDYNLHHSLMLVTALNPHIGYENAAKVAKNAHKKGISLKDSCVELKLLSAQDFDRFVIPENMIKPKE